The genomic DNA CAACGTATCAATTAAACCATGTAATAAATCTTCACCATCTGGCAAAGATACATACGCCCAATCTGGATTCAATATACCTGTCATAATTGCTTTTGTAATTTCTCCTGCTGTATCCTTGATTCCCTCTAGTGGTACTCCTGAAAAAGCCCATACATAAACAAATGTAAGTGCTATAAAAATAAACCAGCGATATACACTCGATTTCTTCGGTTTTGGTACGATTATCGTCGTTTTACTCATTATAATTTCTCCCGCAACAATGTACTTACATAATCAATTAACAATACAACAACAAGGGTATAGATAATAATAGATGCAGTTTGTTGATATTGTAAAAAACCAAGTGTACGGTCATAATATAATCCAATACCACCTGCTCCTACTAAACCTAAAACAGCTGCTGCACGTACGTTCACCTCAAATGTATAAAGAACATAGGAGACAAAATGTGCTTTCACTTGCGGAATTACCCCATAAACAATCCATTGCACTTTATTTGCTCCTACTGCTGTCATCGCCTCTAATGGACCTGGGTCAATCGATTCAATTGACTCATACAACAATTTCGCCACGAGCCCAATTGAGAAAAAAGTAAGAGCCAAAATACCTGGAAGTGGTCCTATTCCAAAAATCGCTACGAAAATAGCCGCCAATAATAAATCTGGTATCGTTCGGATAAAATTTAAAATCATTCGAGCTAGACTGTATAAAAATGTGTTAGTAAACACATTACTTGCTGCAAATAATGCAAGTGGAATGGCTAAAATCGCTCCTAAAGTCGTCCCAATAATCGCCATACGTATTGTATCTAACATCGCTGTTGTAATAACTTGAAAATAACTCCAATCTGGCGGTACCATCTCTTTCAACAAATCCAGCATATTAGGAAAACCAACTACTAGTTTTGAAAATGATGCATCGACCTGTACACTACTTCCCCACAACAGTAAAATGACTAGAATTAACGTTAACATATGTTTTAACTTACTCGGCGGCTTCGGTATCGATTTCGAATGTATCATCACGTCATTCATTTAACTGCCACCTCCAACAATTCACTTTGCTGCGCTACGTCACCATAAATTTCAGCAAATTTTTCGTCCGTTGCCTCTTCTACTAGACCATCAAAAACAATTTCGCCTGCATGTAATCCAATAATGCGTGTCGCATATTGCCTAGCTAAATCAATAGAATGTAAGTTTACAATTGTTGTAATTCCAAAATCTTCATTAATTTTTTTCAAATCATCTAATACTTGCTTTGTTGTTAGCGGATCTAACGACGCAACAGGTTCATCTGCCAATATAATTTTCGCTTCTTGCGCCAACGCTCTAGCAATCGATACACGTTGCTGTTGTCCTCCTGATAATTCATCAGCTCGCGCATATGCTTTTTCTAAAATATTTACCCTTTTTAACGATTGAAAGGCAAGCTCCAAATCCTCCTTTGGAAATAGACCTAACGTTGTACGCAATGTCGAATGATACCCAACACGGCCAGCTAATACGTTCTTCAATACCGTTGATCTCTTTACAAGGTTAAAACTTTGAAAAATCATACCAATATCCCGGCGCATGCGGCGTAATCCTTTTCCATTCGCAGCAGTAATAGACTCACCTTCAATCATGATTTCGCCTTCTGTAATCTCATGAAGACGATTTACCGATCTGAGAAGTGTGGACTTTCCAGCCCCGGACAGCCCCACCATTACAACAAATTCACCTTTTTCAATTTTCAAGTTTATATTATTCAATCCTTTTGTACCATTCGGATATACTTTGGAAACATTTCGAAACTCTATCACACATCTTACCTACCTTCTATGAATTCAAAACGGCAAACTAACTGAAAACATACCTTTCCAGTTAGCTGCCATTTCCATATGTATTATTGCGTTTTTACTTTCTTCCCATATTCACGAACGATATCAAATTTACTATCATCAGATTTAACATATCCTTCATGTGAATATACTTCTTTTATGATTTTGTGACCTTCCTCATTCTTTCCTATTTCAATGAAAGCATCCTGTAATTTCTTGCTCCACTCTTCATCTAAATCAGAGCGTACCGAAATCGTATCGTTTGGAATTTTCTCCGTAAATTTCACTATTTTCGTTTGATCGAATATATTCGGATAATCTTTTCTTACAATATTACGAGCATCTTGGAATACAACAGCTGCATCTACATCACCATTTAAAAGAGCAATAAGCGACTGATCGTGACCTTTTAATGTAACAGGTTTCACATCTTTTAACGGATCAACACCCTCTTTTAATAGTACAGCCGCAGGCCATACATATCCCGCTGATGACGTTACATCTTGATAACCAATTTTTTTACCTTTTAAATCTTTTACACTATTAATATTTGAATCTTTCTTAACAACAAACTCAGATTTATAAAAGTCTACTAAATCCTTTGTAGGAGCTCCCGTTTCATCGTCCACTCCAAAACGTTGTGCTTGTAAAATTACGTTTGCAGCCTTTTTCTCATGCGCTAGCACATAAGCTGTTGGGGGTAAAAATCCTACATCTACTTGCTTAGATGCCATCGCTTCTACAATTGTATTGTAATTCGTTGAAATACTAACTTTTACTGGAATATTTAATTTATCACTTAATAGCTTTTCCAATGGTTTTGCCTTCGCCTCTAACGTATCTGCATTTTGAGAAGGAACAAATTGAACATTTAAAGTCTTCGGTACATACCCTTTTTTCGTATCTGCATTTTTACTTGCGCTTGATTCCTTCGTTCCACAGCCACTTAATAATCCCGCTGCTAGTACAACTGTTGTGCTCATTGCAAAAACTTTTTTCAACATGTTAATGCCTCCATTTTTCATTGTTATAAAATAACCTTTCATAAACATGAAGAAATATATCACACATTTTTACAAATAATTGATTATTTACAGAATCTTTACACATTCTATACACTCACATTAAAATTCTCTTCATATATTTGATATGCTTAATTTGTAGATAACAATAGAAAAGGTGAATAATATTGAATCCAAATCAAATTGTAACTTTAAACATCCTATTAACAAGTGATATACATGGTACTGTTTATCCAATTCACTACCAAGATAATTCTCAATCGGAAATTGGTTTAGCTAAAGTTTCTACTCTTATAAAAAAAGAACGTTCCGAAAATACAAACGTTCTTTTAATTGATAACGGTGACTTCATACAAGGAACACCATTTACTTACCATTACGCTACATACGAAAAAGATAAGGAAAATCCAATGTCTTTATTAGCGAACTATTTACGTTATGATGCTGCAGTTATCGGGAATCATGAATTTAATTATGGAATGGATGTATTAAACAATGCTATTTCTACTGCAAACTTCCCGTATCTATCAGCAAATATTTTAAATAAAAACAGTAAAGAACCTTATTTCGGGAAACCATATATAATAAAACACATTGAATCAAATATAAAAATTGCTATTTTAGGGGTGACAACGCATTACATTCCCAATTGGGAACAACCCCATCACATTAAAGACTTACAATTTGAAGATGCATTAGAAACTACAAAAAATTGGGTTTCTTACATTCGCGAACATGAGAAACCAGATTTACTAGTCGTAGCGTATCATGGGGGATTTGAACGCGATTTACAAACCGGGGTACCGACTGAAGTTTTAACAGGTGAAAACCAAGGATATGCAATGTGCCATGAAATTGAAGGCATAGATATTTTACTAACAGGCCACCAACACCGTGAAATTGCTCAAGCCGCAATAAATGGTGTAACAGTTTTACAAACCGGATGCAATGGACACTTCATTGGAAAAGTAACAATAACATTAGAAAAAACAAAACAAAAATGGGTAAAAAAAGAGAGTTGTTCACAATTATTGCCCGTGCGAGGAATTGCGACGGACCAGGATATTCTTTCCTTGGTTACCGATTATGAAGAAAAAACACAAAATTGGCTCGATCAACCTATTGGACTAATCTATGGGGACATGCGAATTTCAGATGCTATGCAAACTCGTTTGCAAGACCATCCTTTTATTGAATTCATAAATAAAATACAGATGGATATAGCTAATGTTTCCATTTCTTGTACAAGCTTATTCCATAATACATCTCCAGGTTTCCCTAATCGTGTAACAATGCGTGACATCGTTTCTAATTATATTTATCCAAATACATTAAAAGTACTTAGAATAACTGGAGCGGATATAAAAGATGCTCTCGAACTCTCTGCTTCTTATTTCATATTAAAAGCAGATGGAACCATCATCGTAAACCCTAGCTACATAGAACCAAAACCGCAACACTATAATTACGATATGTGGGAAGGAATTTCGTACGTATTAAACATTTCCAAACCAATTGGCGAGAGAGTAGAATCTTTACAGTATAAAGGCACTCCTCTTAATATGGATGAAGAATATGACGTCGTTATGAATAGTTATCGTGCAAGCGGCGGAGGGAACTTCTTTATGTTTCAAAAAAAGCCTGTAATAAAAGACATACCAACAGATATGTCTGAACTTATTGCTGACTATATATTGAAGCACAAAAAAATAGAAGCAACAATCAATAACAACTGGAAAGTTATTAACTAACGAATATAATAAATAAAAAAAGATGGGCTTTGCCCATCTTTTAGTTTAATTTTGCATTATCTTGCTC from Bacillus basilensis includes the following:
- the phnC gene encoding phosphonate ABC transporter ATP-binding protein; amino-acid sequence: MIEFRNVSKVYPNGTKGLNNINLKIEKGEFVVMVGLSGAGKSTLLRSVNRLHEITEGEIMIEGESITAANGKGLRRMRRDIGMIFQSFNLVKRSTVLKNVLAGRVGYHSTLRTTLGLFPKEDLELAFQSLKRVNILEKAYARADELSGGQQQRVSIARALAQEAKIILADEPVASLDPLTTKQVLDDLKKINEDFGITTIVNLHSIDLARQYATRIIGLHAGEIVFDGLVEEATDEKFAEIYGDVAQQSELLEVAVK
- a CDS encoding phosphate/phosphite/phosphonate ABC transporter substrate-binding protein; this translates as MLKKVFAMSTTVVLAAGLLSGCGTKESSASKNADTKKGYVPKTLNVQFVPSQNADTLEAKAKPLEKLLSDKLNIPVKVSISTNYNTIVEAMASKQVDVGFLPPTAYVLAHEKKAANVILQAQRFGVDDETGAPTKDLVDFYKSEFVVKKDSNINSVKDLKGKKIGYQDVTSSAGYVWPAAVLLKEGVDPLKDVKPVTLKGHDQSLIALLNGDVDAAVVFQDARNIVRKDYPNIFDQTKIVKFTEKIPNDTISVRSDLDEEWSKKLQDAFIEIGKNEEGHKIIKEVYSHEGYVKSDDSKFDIVREYGKKVKTQ
- the phnE gene encoding phosphonate ABC transporter, permease protein PhnE; its protein translation is MNDVMIHSKSIPKPPSKLKHMLTLILVILLLWGSSVQVDASFSKLVVGFPNMLDLLKEMVPPDWSYFQVITTAMLDTIRMAIIGTTLGAILAIPLALFAASNVFTNTFLYSLARMILNFIRTIPDLLLAAIFVAIFGIGPLPGILALTFFSIGLVAKLLYESIESIDPGPLEAMTAVGANKVQWIVYGVIPQVKAHFVSYVLYTFEVNVRAAAVLGLVGAGGIGLYYDRTLGFLQYQQTASIIIYTLVVVLLIDYVSTLLREKL
- a CDS encoding bifunctional UDP-sugar hydrolase/5'-nucleotidase encodes the protein MNPNQIVTLNILLTSDIHGTVYPIHYQDNSQSEIGLAKVSTLIKKERSENTNVLLIDNGDFIQGTPFTYHYATYEKDKENPMSLLANYLRYDAAVIGNHEFNYGMDVLNNAISTANFPYLSANILNKNSKEPYFGKPYIIKHIESNIKIAILGVTTHYIPNWEQPHHIKDLQFEDALETTKNWVSYIREHEKPDLLVVAYHGGFERDLQTGVPTEVLTGENQGYAMCHEIEGIDILLTGHQHREIAQAAINGVTVLQTGCNGHFIGKVTITLEKTKQKWVKKESCSQLLPVRGIATDQDILSLVTDYEEKTQNWLDQPIGLIYGDMRISDAMQTRLQDHPFIEFINKIQMDIANVSISCTSLFHNTSPGFPNRVTMRDIVSNYIYPNTLKVLRITGADIKDALELSASYFILKADGTIIVNPSYIEPKPQHYNYDMWEGISYVLNISKPIGERVESLQYKGTPLNMDEEYDVVMNSYRASGGGNFFMFQKKPVIKDIPTDMSELIADYILKHKKIEATINNNWKVIN